One genomic region from Bacillus sp. SLBN-46 encodes:
- the fmt gene encoding methionyl-tRNA formyltransferase has product MTKIVFMGTPDFSVPVLQKIIEDGYEVIGVVTQPDRPVGRKKVLTPPPVKVEALKHGIPVFQPEKIRQEEELSKILSLEPDLIVTAAFGQILPKKLLDAPKYGCINVHASLLPELRGGAPIHYAIIQGKKKTGVTIMYMVEKLDAGDILTTVEVPITEEDNVGTLHDKLSAAGSKLLSETLPLLLDGKLTSQPQNEEQATFASNIKREQEKIDWSQTGEQIYNHIRGLNPWPVAFTTMEGQVVKIWRTEKVADSKRNDPGTIVKIEPDGLIVSTGNETAIKILELQPSGKTKMMCEQFLRGAGSKISLGSKLGE; this is encoded by the coding sequence ATGACGAAAATTGTTTTTATGGGTACCCCGGATTTTTCCGTCCCTGTTCTTCAAAAAATTATTGAGGACGGATATGAGGTAATAGGCGTAGTCACTCAGCCTGACAGGCCGGTAGGAAGAAAAAAGGTGTTAACCCCACCTCCTGTTAAAGTGGAAGCCTTGAAACATGGCATCCCCGTTTTCCAACCAGAAAAAATCCGTCAAGAAGAAGAGCTTAGTAAAATCCTTTCCTTAGAGCCGGATCTTATTGTAACAGCTGCTTTTGGTCAAATATTACCTAAAAAGCTGTTGGATGCTCCTAAATACGGCTGCATAAATGTACATGCATCCCTTCTGCCAGAACTTCGTGGCGGTGCCCCAATCCACTACGCTATCATTCAAGGGAAAAAGAAAACCGGTGTGACAATCATGTATATGGTAGAGAAATTAGATGCCGGGGATATTTTAACAACTGTGGAGGTTCCGATCACTGAAGAGGACAACGTAGGAACACTCCATGATAAGCTAAGTGCTGCTGGATCAAAATTGTTATCAGAAACCTTGCCACTTTTATTAGATGGAAAGCTTACCTCTCAACCTCAAAATGAGGAACAGGCTACATTTGCATCAAATATTAAACGAGAGCAGGAAAAGATTGACTGGAGCCAGACAGGTGAACAAATTTATAACCATATCCGTGGATTAAACCCTTGGCCCGTTGCTTTTACCACTATGGAGGGGCAGGTAGTAAAAATTTGGCGAACCGAAAAAGTTGCTGACTCAAAGAGAAATGATCCAGGAACGATTGTAAAAATAGAACCAGATGGATTAATAGTAAGTACAGGAAATGAAACGGCCATAAAAATCCTAGAGCTTCAGCCTTCAGGTAAAACCAAAATGATGTGTGAGCAATTTTTACGCGGTGCCGGTTCAAAAATATCATTAGGCAGTAAGCTGGGAGAATAA
- the def gene encoding peptide deformylase, translating to MAVRNVVIHPAEILEQNCEAVLNFDKKLAKILDDMYDTMIEFDGVGLAAPQIGLNARIAIVDIDDELGTIEMINPRVLETSGEQTGPEGCLSFPGLFGEVTRPNFVKIEAFDRKGRKYTLEAEEFLARAIQHEIDHLNGILFTSKVTRYLEEDELKGVESE from the coding sequence TTGGCAGTAAGAAATGTTGTTATTCATCCTGCAGAGATACTAGAGCAAAATTGTGAGGCAGTGTTGAATTTTGATAAGAAGCTAGCGAAAATACTAGATGATATGTATGATACGATGATTGAATTTGACGGAGTGGGTCTAGCCGCACCGCAAATAGGATTGAATGCACGTATCGCTATTGTTGATATTGATGATGAATTAGGCACCATTGAGATGATTAATCCTCGTGTTTTAGAAACATCGGGCGAACAGACAGGCCCTGAAGGCTGTTTAAGTTTCCCAGGATTATTTGGCGAGGTGACAAGGCCGAATTTTGTTAAGATAGAAGCATTTGATCGAAAAGGCAGGAAATATACTTTAGAAGCAGAAGAGTTCCTGGCTAGAGCGATTCAACATGAAATTGACCATCTTAACGGAATCTTATTTACATCTAAGGTAACAAGATACCTTGAGGAAGATGAGTTAAAAGGAGTAGAAAGTGAATGA
- the coaBC gene encoding bifunctional phosphopantothenoylcysteine decarboxylase/phosphopantothenate--cysteine ligase CoaBC: MVKDKKILLCVTGGIAVYKAAALTSKLVQAGAKVKVILSESAEKFVTSLTFQALSRNEVYTNTFDEKNPQVIAHIDLADWADLILVAPATANTIAKLAHGVADNMITTTLLAATAPVWIAPAMNVHMYDHPAVKKNIATLADYGYQFIEPSEGYLACGYVGKGRLEEPEKIVELVQAFFSKEGLKLKGKTVLITAGPTREKIDPVRFISNHSTGKMGYALAEAAQRQGARVIIVSGPVQLPAPAGMEVINIESAEDMYHAVMNHYDSVDVVIKTAAVADYRPKTTYDHKVKKQEGDSSIELERTKDILFELGKRKKHQILVGFAAETDHIEEYATKKLNRKNADMIVANNVKAEGAGFGTDTNIVTLFKRSGMVTELPLMSKQAVAEKIIDEITSLIEGSGK, translated from the coding sequence ATGGTAAAGGATAAGAAAATTTTATTATGTGTGACAGGAGGAATTGCTGTTTATAAAGCAGCAGCCTTAACAAGTAAACTTGTTCAAGCAGGTGCAAAGGTGAAAGTCATTTTAAGTGAATCTGCTGAAAAGTTTGTTACCTCATTAACCTTTCAAGCACTGTCCCGCAATGAGGTATATACAAACACCTTCGATGAAAAAAATCCGCAGGTTATTGCCCATATTGATCTAGCTGACTGGGCTGATTTAATTTTAGTTGCACCAGCAACGGCTAATACCATCGCAAAATTAGCTCATGGTGTTGCTGACAATATGATTACGACAACGTTGCTAGCTGCAACGGCACCCGTTTGGATTGCTCCAGCAATGAATGTACATATGTACGACCACCCGGCAGTGAAAAAAAATATTGCCACTTTAGCTGATTACGGATATCAATTTATTGAACCAAGTGAAGGCTATCTGGCTTGTGGATATGTTGGAAAAGGACGGCTTGAAGAACCAGAAAAAATCGTTGAATTAGTCCAGGCTTTTTTTAGTAAGGAAGGATTAAAACTAAAAGGCAAAACAGTCTTAATTACTGCGGGACCCACCCGTGAAAAAATTGACCCTGTACGTTTTATTTCTAACCATTCAACTGGAAAAATGGGCTATGCACTTGCAGAAGCGGCACAGAGACAAGGTGCACGTGTCATCATAGTTTCGGGTCCAGTCCAGTTACCGGCACCTGCTGGAATGGAAGTCATCAACATTGAAAGTGCAGAGGATATGTATCATGCCGTTATGAACCACTACGACAGTGTCGATGTTGTAATTAAGACGGCAGCTGTAGCTGATTATAGGCCTAAAACAACCTATGACCACAAGGTGAAGAAGCAAGAAGGTGACTCCAGCATTGAATTAGAAAGAACAAAAGATATTCTGTTTGAGTTAGGTAAAAGGAAAAAGCATCAAATATTAGTTGGGTTTGCCGCAGAGACCGATCATATCGAAGAATACGCAACCAAAAAATTAAACAGAAAAAATGCAGATATGATTGTCGCCAACAATGTGAAAGCAGAGGGTGCTGGGTTCGGAACAGATACGAATATTGTGACGCTCTTTAAACGTTCTGGAATGGTTACTGAATTACCGCTCATGTCAAAACAGGCTGTTGCCGAAAAGATTATTGATGAAATTACTTCTCTTATAGAAGGATCTGGAAAATAA
- the rpoZ gene encoding DNA-directed RNA polymerase subunit omega, with amino-acid sequence MLYPSIDSLLEKIDSKYSLVSVAAKRARVMSQVRDERLAKYVSYKHVGKALEEIYSGELTYRISKKDINAE; translated from the coding sequence ATGTTATATCCTTCTATCGATTCATTACTTGAAAAAATTGATTCCAAATACTCACTAGTTTCCGTTGCGGCGAAGCGTGCACGCGTAATGTCGCAAGTAAGGGACGAAAGATTAGCGAAATACGTTTCTTATAAACATGTAGGTAAGGCACTAGAAGAAATTTATAGCGGAGAGCTTACTTACCGTATTTCAAAAAAAGACATAAATGCTGAATAA
- the gmk gene encoding guanylate kinase yields the protein MQEKGLLIVLSGPSGVGKGTVRKEIFSHPDTAFEYSISMTTRLPREGEVDGVDYFFKSREEFESLIEQGKLLEYAEFVGNYYGTPVDYVRQTLDAGKDVFLEIEVKGARQVREKFPEGLFIFLMPPSLSELKNRIVTRGTETEDIIHNRMLSAREEIEMMELYDYVVENDQVERACERVKAIVTAEHCRRERVEHRYKKLLEVE from the coding sequence ATGCAGGAAAAAGGATTACTGATTGTACTTTCAGGGCCATCTGGTGTTGGAAAAGGAACGGTACGAAAAGAAATATTCTCTCATCCAGATACAGCTTTTGAATATTCTATATCGATGACAACTCGCTTACCACGTGAGGGTGAAGTGGATGGCGTAGATTATTTTTTTAAATCAAGAGAAGAATTTGAATCGTTAATTGAGCAAGGGAAACTTCTAGAATATGCAGAATTTGTTGGGAACTATTATGGCACTCCTGTTGATTATGTTCGTCAAACCTTGGATGCAGGCAAAGATGTATTTTTAGAAATTGAAGTAAAAGGGGCTAGACAGGTACGAGAAAAGTTTCCAGAAGGGCTGTTTATTTTCCTTATGCCGCCAAGCCTGTCTGAATTAAAAAATCGAATTGTTACTAGAGGAACTGAAACAGAAGATATCATTCATAATCGCATGCTCTCTGCTCGAGAGGAAATTGAAATGATGGAATTGTATGATTATGTGGTTGAAAACGACCAAGTAGAACGTGCATGCGAACGTGTTAAAGCGATCGTTACTGCAGAGCATTGTCGTAGAGAACGTGTAGAACATCGCTATAAAAAATTATTGGAGGTTGAATAG
- the remA gene encoding extracellular matrix/biofilm regulator RemA yields the protein MSIKLINIGFGNIVSANRIISIVSPESAPIKRIIQDARDRGSLIDATYGRRTRAVIVMDSDHVILSAVQPETVAHRLSDRDETIDEG from the coding sequence ATGTCGATTAAATTAATTAATATTGGATTTGGAAATATCGTTTCGGCCAATCGGATTATTTCAATTGTTAGCCCCGAATCTGCACCAATAAAAAGAATTATTCAAGACGCCCGTGACCGGGGGTCCTTGATTGATGCTACATACGGTAGACGTACACGTGCTGTTATTGTCATGGATAGCGACCATGTCATTCTGTCAGCTGTACAGCCAGAAACGGTTGCTCATCGATTATCTGACCGTGATGAAACTATTGATGAAGGGTAG
- a CDS encoding YicC/YloC family endoribonuclease, producing the protein MVISMTGFGRAKTESQFFSVNVEVKTVNHRFCEMNIRMPRQLLKIEDKLKKKLNQQIRRGRVEVYVSVEGEGVVTRKVHVDWNLIDEYYQFINEARSKYRVEGTVTIHDLLGRSDLIHIEESEIGNEELENLVLTATEEAVQFLLQMRMAEGEEIKKDLIAILAQLENDVFELQKYAPLVVQSFKERLTKRMQEFLNGQLDETRILTEVAVFADKADINEEITRLKSHIQQFLQTLKSQEPIGRKLDFLVQEMNREANTIGSKANDSNIAKQVVEIKSLLEKLKEQVQNIE; encoded by the coding sequence ATGGTTATAAGTATGACAGGCTTTGGCAGAGCTAAGACTGAATCGCAGTTCTTTTCTGTAAATGTAGAAGTTAAAACGGTAAATCACCGATTTTGCGAAATGAATATTAGAATGCCAAGGCAGTTATTAAAAATAGAAGATAAACTAAAAAAGAAATTAAACCAGCAGATTCGACGTGGACGAGTAGAAGTTTATGTTAGTGTAGAGGGTGAGGGAGTCGTTACCCGAAAGGTACACGTGGACTGGAATTTGATTGATGAATATTATCAATTTATAAATGAAGCACGAAGCAAATATAGGGTGGAAGGAACCGTAACTATACACGATTTGCTTGGTCGAAGTGACCTTATACATATTGAAGAAAGTGAAATAGGCAATGAAGAACTCGAAAATTTAGTTCTAACCGCAACGGAAGAAGCTGTTCAATTTCTATTACAAATGAGAATGGCGGAAGGGGAAGAAATAAAAAAAGATCTGATTGCCATTTTAGCACAATTAGAAAACGATGTTTTTGAGCTTCAGAAATATGCTCCTCTCGTTGTTCAATCCTTTAAGGAACGTCTGACGAAAAGAATGCAGGAGTTTTTAAATGGCCAATTGGATGAAACAAGAATATTAACTGAAGTAGCCGTTTTTGCTGATAAAGCGGATATCAATGAGGAAATTACTCGTTTAAAAAGTCATATTCAGCAGTTCCTGCAGACGTTGAAAAGTCAGGAACCGATTGGGAGAAAGCTTGATTTTCTTGTTCAGGAAATGAATAGAGAGGCAAATACCATTGGTTCAAAAGCGAATGACTCAAACATAGCGAAACAAGTGGTAGAGATCAAGAGTTTACTTGAAAAATTGAAGGAACAGGTTCAAAATATCGAATGA
- a CDS encoding calcium-translocating P-type ATPase, SERCA-type has translation MKFHEMKIEQVEKALETDFSSGLSQEEVKKRIDQYGLNELQEGEKQSALLLFFSQFKDFMVLVLLAATLISGLLGEYIDAIAIIAIVIINGFLGFFQERRAEKSLQALKELSAPQVSVLRDGQWIKIPSKEIVVGDILKFSSGDRIGADVRVIESKSLEIEESALTGESVPVAKHIDSLTNPNPGIGDMENIAFMGTMVTRGSGMGVVMATGMKTAMGQIADLLQSAQSQDTPLQRRLEQLGKILITVALLLTVLVVVVGVLRGHDLYEMFLAGVSLAVAAIPEGLPAIVTVALSLGVQKMIRQNAIVRKLPAVETLGCASVICSDKTGTMTQNKMTVTHLWSGGQTWTVDGVGYQPQGQFYRDDRTVQPKDEKALQQMLIFGMLCNHSDLVIKDDEFTLDGDPTEGALLVSAMKAGFERTKLLDEFTIVNEFPFDSARKMMSVHVKDKQGRHFIITKGAPDVILGISESILWDGRTQYLNRDSQDKVQDAINGLASQALRTIAIAFKPISTNTVILSEQEAEKQLTFIGVQGMIDPPRPEVKDAVKECKEAGIKTVMITGDHVITAKAIASQLGILTKKSKVLDGKALSNMSVEELEEIVDDVSVFARVSPEHKLKIVKALQNRGHIVAMTGDGVNDAPAIKAADIGVSMGITGTDVAKEASALILLDDNFATIKAAIKEGRNIYENIRKFVRYLLASNVGEILVMLFAMILALPLPLVPIQILWVNLVTDGLPAMALGLDRPEENVMKRKPRSPNEGVFSRGLGWKVVSRGFLIGIVTLLAFMIIYGNNPSQLQYAQTVAFATLVMAQLIHVFDCRSEKSVLSRNPFGNPYLVWAVISSLLLMLVVIYYPPLQPIFHTLPILAKDWLLIVGLSSIPTFLLAGTFLLRKTK, from the coding sequence ATGAAATTCCATGAAATGAAGATAGAACAAGTAGAAAAGGCCTTAGAAACCGACTTTTCTTCTGGATTATCACAGGAAGAAGTAAAAAAACGGATAGACCAGTACGGGCTAAATGAATTACAAGAAGGAGAAAAGCAATCGGCTTTACTCTTATTTTTTAGTCAATTTAAAGATTTTATGGTCTTAGTACTTCTTGCAGCAACCTTGATATCTGGATTACTTGGCGAATATATTGATGCTATAGCGATTATCGCCATCGTCATTATAAATGGTTTCCTTGGTTTTTTCCAAGAACGGCGGGCAGAAAAGTCACTCCAGGCGCTTAAGGAATTATCTGCTCCACAGGTGTCAGTTCTTAGGGATGGTCAATGGATCAAGATTCCTTCAAAGGAAATTGTCGTCGGTGATATTTTAAAGTTTAGCAGTGGAGATCGGATTGGTGCTGATGTCCGTGTAATTGAGTCAAAAAGTTTAGAAATTGAGGAATCCGCTCTTACGGGTGAATCTGTTCCAGTTGCTAAACATATAGACAGCTTAACCAATCCAAACCCTGGAATTGGAGACATGGAAAATATCGCTTTTATGGGTACGATGGTAACTAGGGGAAGCGGCATGGGAGTTGTTATGGCGACTGGTATGAAAACCGCCATGGGGCAAATTGCTGATTTACTCCAAAGTGCACAATCGCAGGATACTCCATTACAACGACGCTTGGAGCAGCTAGGGAAGATTTTAATAACTGTTGCCTTATTGCTGACAGTCCTTGTGGTTGTAGTCGGAGTATTACGTGGACATGATTTATATGAAATGTTCTTAGCAGGGGTTTCTTTAGCTGTTGCAGCCATTCCAGAGGGTCTGCCTGCAATCGTGACTGTGGCATTATCACTTGGTGTACAGAAGATGATTAGGCAAAATGCGATTGTTAGGAAGCTGCCTGCAGTCGAAACACTTGGTTGCGCCTCTGTTATTTGCTCTGACAAAACTGGAACAATGACCCAAAATAAAATGACTGTAACGCATTTGTGGAGCGGTGGACAAACGTGGACTGTAGATGGCGTGGGCTACCAGCCGCAGGGCCAGTTTTACCGAGACGACCGAACGGTACAGCCTAAAGATGAGAAAGCCTTACAGCAAATGCTGATTTTTGGTATGTTATGCAATCATTCAGACCTAGTGATAAAGGATGATGAATTTACGCTGGACGGAGACCCAACGGAAGGCGCCTTATTAGTAAGTGCAATGAAAGCAGGCTTTGAAAGGACAAAGCTATTAGACGAATTTACGATTGTGAATGAATTTCCGTTTGATTCTGCAAGAAAAATGATGAGCGTACATGTAAAAGATAAACAAGGAAGGCATTTTATTATTACAAAAGGTGCCCCAGATGTCATTTTAGGGATTAGTGAATCGATCCTATGGGATGGACGGACTCAATACTTAAATAGGGATTCGCAAGATAAGGTCCAGGATGCAATCAATGGTCTTGCTTCACAGGCACTTCGGACCATAGCTATCGCTTTTAAACCAATATCTACAAACACCGTCATTTTAAGTGAACAGGAAGCAGAAAAACAGTTAACATTCATTGGAGTCCAGGGAATGATTGACCCACCAAGACCTGAAGTAAAAGATGCCGTGAAAGAATGTAAGGAAGCTGGTATTAAAACGGTAATGATCACGGGAGACCACGTGATTACAGCAAAAGCAATTGCTTCCCAGCTGGGCATTTTAACTAAGAAAAGCAAGGTGTTGGATGGTAAAGCATTATCTAATATGTCAGTGGAAGAACTTGAGGAAATAGTCGATGATGTTTCTGTTTTTGCAAGGGTTTCCCCAGAGCATAAGTTGAAAATTGTTAAAGCGTTACAAAATAGGGGACATATTGTTGCTATGACAGGGGATGGAGTAAATGATGCTCCTGCAATAAAGGCAGCAGATATCGGCGTTTCCATGGGAATTACAGGGACCGATGTTGCAAAAGAAGCCTCGGCGCTCATCCTGTTGGATGATAATTTCGCTACGATTAAAGCTGCGATTAAAGAAGGCAGAAACATTTACGAAAACATACGTAAATTTGTCCGTTATTTACTGGCATCCAATGTTGGTGAAATATTAGTCATGTTGTTTGCAATGATTTTGGCATTGCCGCTTCCTCTCGTGCCAATCCAAATCCTTTGGGTTAATTTGGTTACGGATGGACTTCCGGCTATGGCACTTGGACTCGATCGACCTGAGGAAAATGTAATGAAACGAAAGCCAAGAAGCCCTAATGAAGGTGTTTTCTCCCGGGGGTTAGGTTGGAAGGTTGTTTCAAGGGGATTCCTAATCGGGATTGTCACTTTATTAGCATTTATGATTATTTATGGTAATAATCCAAGTCAGCTGCAGTATGCTCAAACAGTTGCCTTTGCGACACTAGTAATGGCTCAGTTAATCCATGTGTTTGATTGCCGGAGTGAAAAATCGGTCCTGTCAAGAAATCCATTTGGGAATCCATATCTAGTTTGGGCGGTTATTTCATCACTATTGTTAATGCTTGTTGTTATTTACTATCCACCTTTGCAGCCTATTTTCCATACACTGCCGATTCTTGCGAAAGATTGGTTGTTAATTGTAGGACTATCCTCTATTCCAACTTTTTTACTAGCAGGGACATTTTTATTAAGAAAAACAAAATAA
- a CDS encoding NFACT RNA binding domain-containing protein has product MSFDGLFTKAMVAELVRSLKGGRINKVHQPYKNEVILTIRANGVNQKLLLSAHPSYARVQLTNEAYENPSEPPMFCMLLRKHIEGYILEDLYQVETDRMIIFEIKGRNEIGDISYKQLIIEIMGRHSNIVLVDKTRNVILDSIKHVSFAVNSHRAILPGQPYVYPPEQNKVNPFTAVEEDVLQKVDFNSGRIDRQLVEHFAGTSPLFAKEVLFQSGLANRTTVPSTFTRLIGRIASDHITPSIISSGGKESFYLFPLEHLNGETKSYPTLSEMLDRFYFGKAERDRVKQQGNDIERFITNEKEKNEKKIEKLKDTLKDAERADQFQRYGELLTANLYAAKKGMKEIEVVNYYDEHGSTIAIALDPRKTPSENAQKYFSKYQKAKNAVAIVTEQIELAQEEVAYFDNLLQQVIAASPKDLQEIREELVEGGYIRDRKKRNGKKIQNAKPVLDHFVSSDGTDIIVGKNNKQNDYLTNKLAARDEIWFHTKDIPGSHVVIRSKEPSDETIREAAVLAAYYSKARNSSSVPVDFTKVRYVKKPSGAKPGFVIYDNQQTVYVTPDEEMVLKLKKN; this is encoded by the coding sequence ATGTCATTTGATGGTTTATTTACAAAAGCAATGGTTGCTGAACTTGTTCGCTCCTTAAAAGGCGGTCGAATCAACAAAGTCCATCAGCCATATAAAAATGAAGTAATTCTTACAATCCGGGCAAATGGAGTCAATCAAAAGCTTCTCCTCTCAGCCCATCCAAGCTACGCAAGAGTACAGCTGACAAACGAAGCCTATGAAAATCCTAGCGAACCACCAATGTTTTGTATGTTGCTTAGAAAACATATCGAAGGCTATATATTAGAAGACTTATATCAAGTCGAAACCGATCGAATGATTATATTTGAAATAAAAGGTCGGAATGAAATCGGTGATATTAGCTATAAACAATTAATTATTGAAATTATGGGCAGGCATAGCAATATAGTTTTAGTAGATAAAACACGGAATGTCATCCTTGATAGTATTAAGCATGTTTCCTTTGCTGTTAATAGCCATCGAGCGATTTTACCAGGCCAGCCTTACGTATATCCCCCAGAACAAAATAAGGTAAACCCATTTACAGCTGTTGAAGAAGATGTTTTACAGAAGGTTGATTTTAATAGCGGCAGGATTGACCGTCAGCTTGTCGAGCATTTTGCCGGTACCTCTCCCCTTTTTGCTAAAGAGGTACTTTTCCAAAGCGGCCTGGCAAATCGCACGACCGTTCCTTCAACCTTTACCCGGTTAATAGGTAGAATAGCTTCTGATCATATTACTCCTTCTATTATTTCAAGCGGTGGTAAAGAATCATTTTATTTATTTCCACTTGAGCATTTGAATGGGGAAACGAAAAGCTATCCTACCCTTAGCGAAATGCTAGACCGTTTTTATTTCGGTAAGGCGGAACGTGACAGGGTGAAGCAGCAAGGGAATGATATTGAACGGTTTATTACTAATGAGAAAGAAAAGAATGAAAAGAAAATTGAAAAACTAAAGGATACGTTAAAGGACGCTGAGCGTGCGGATCAATTTCAGCGCTATGGCGAACTATTAACAGCTAACCTCTATGCGGCGAAAAAGGGCATGAAGGAAATAGAAGTGGTCAATTATTATGATGAACACGGTAGTACGATTGCCATCGCTTTAGACCCGAGGAAAACACCTTCTGAAAATGCCCAAAAATATTTTTCTAAGTATCAAAAGGCAAAAAATGCGGTAGCCATTGTAACAGAGCAAATAGAATTAGCGCAGGAAGAAGTAGCGTACTTTGATAATTTGTTGCAGCAAGTAATTGCGGCCTCTCCAAAGGATTTGCAAGAAATTCGCGAGGAACTCGTAGAGGGTGGCTATATCCGCGACCGGAAGAAAAGGAACGGAAAAAAAATTCAGAATGCTAAGCCGGTTTTAGATCACTTTGTCTCTTCTGATGGAACAGACATCATTGTTGGGAAGAACAATAAGCAAAATGATTATTTAACCAATAAGCTAGCTGCTAGAGATGAAATTTGGTTTCATACAAAGGACATTCCTGGTTCCCATGTGGTAATTCGCAGCAAAGAACCATCTGATGAAACCATTCGGGAGGCAGCCGTTTTGGCCGCTTATTACAGCAAAGCACGAAATTCAAGCTCCGTACCGGTTGATTTTACAAAGGTTCGCTATGTAAAAAAACCAAGTGGTGCAAAACCAGGTTTTGTCATTTATGACAACCAACAGACGGTTTATGTTACTCCTGATGAAGAAATGGTGTTGAAACTAAAGAAAAATTAG
- the pyrE gene encoding orotate phosphoribosyltransferase: MKHDIAEKLLEINAVALKPQTPFTWTSGLRSPIYCDNRLTLSFPAVRKDIALGLKKLILEHFPDAEVIAGTATAGIPHAAWVSDLLELPMCYVRSKPKGHGKGNQIEGKVEEGQKVVVVEDLISTGGSVITAVQALREAGCEVIGVVSIFTYGLEKGKEAFLLAGIKSESLTDFPILIEVAVEKGYVNGTDQASLLDWRKDPSSWSKRFE, encoded by the coding sequence ATGAAACATGATATCGCTGAAAAACTATTAGAAATAAATGCAGTTGCACTAAAACCACAAACTCCATTCACTTGGACATCTGGACTTCGGTCCCCCATTTATTGTGATAATCGGTTAACACTGTCCTTCCCAGCCGTAAGGAAAGACATTGCCTTAGGGTTGAAAAAGCTCATTCTTGAACACTTTCCTGATGCAGAAGTAATTGCGGGAACAGCTACTGCAGGAATCCCTCATGCTGCATGGGTCAGTGACCTTTTGGAATTACCAATGTGCTACGTTCGTTCCAAGCCAAAGGGACATGGGAAAGGGAATCAAATTGAAGGAAAAGTAGAAGAAGGACAAAAAGTAGTTGTAGTTGAGGATTTGATATCCACAGGAGGGAGCGTAATCACGGCTGTTCAGGCTTTACGGGAAGCTGGCTGTGAGGTGATCGGAGTGGTATCTATCTTTACCTATGGACTTGAAAAAGGAAAAGAAGCCTTTTTATTGGCAGGGATTAAAAGTGAATCTTTAACTGATTTTCCTATTTTAATAGAGGTTGCGGTCGAAAAAGGCTATGTTAACGGAACCGACCAAGCCAGCCTCCTTGATTGGAGAAAAGACCCTTCATCATGGAGCAAGAGGTTTGAATAA
- a CDS encoding dihydroorotate dehydrogenase, translating to MSRLNIELPGLTLKNPIMPASGCFGFGREYSQFYDLSELGAIMIKATTTEPRFGNPTPRVAETSAGMLNAIGLQNPGLEKVMSEELPWLSQYNVPIIANVAGSVEEDYVKVAKEISKAPNVYALELNISCPNVKTGGIAFGTIPEVAKQLTKKVKEVSEVPVYVKLSPNVTNIVEMAQAVENGGADGLTMINTLIGMRLDLKTGKPILANQTGGLSGPAIKPVAIRMIHEVSQSVSIPIIGMGGIQSAEDVIEFFYAGASAVAIGTANFVDPFVCPTIIKELPDLLDKLGFEHISECRGRSWMRHEQLAYHRA from the coding sequence ATGAGTCGATTAAACATAGAATTACCAGGCTTAACATTGAAAAATCCTATAATGCCAGCATCCGGCTGCTTTGGATTTGGCAGGGAGTACAGTCAGTTCTACGATTTGAGTGAACTTGGGGCTATCATGATTAAAGCGACTACAACTGAACCTAGATTTGGGAATCCTACTCCTAGAGTGGCTGAAACCTCTGCTGGGATGCTAAATGCAATCGGGCTTCAAAATCCGGGTTTAGAAAAAGTTATGTCCGAGGAACTGCCCTGGCTTTCTCAGTATAATGTGCCGATTATTGCGAATGTGGCAGGCTCGGTAGAAGAAGATTATGTAAAAGTAGCGAAAGAAATTTCGAAAGCTCCCAATGTTTATGCATTAGAACTAAATATTTCGTGTCCAAATGTGAAAACAGGAGGCATTGCATTTGGGACGATTCCTGAAGTGGCTAAACAGTTAACCAAAAAGGTAAAGGAAGTTTCAGAGGTTCCAGTATATGTAAAGCTGTCGCCCAATGTGACCAATATCGTGGAGATGGCTCAAGCTGTTGAGAATGGTGGAGCTGATGGCCTAACCATGATTAATACCTTAATTGGGATGAGATTGGATTTAAAAACAGGCAAACCGATCTTAGCTAATCAAACGGGGGGCTTATCAGGTCCCGCGATTAAACCAGTTGCCATTCGGATGATTCACGAGGTTAGTCAATCCGTATCCATTCCCATTATCGGGATGGGAGGGATTCAATCTGCCGAAGATGTAATTGAATTCTTTTATGCTGGAGCAAGTGCGGTAGCTATTGGTACAGCGAATTTCGTAGATCCATTTGTTTGTCCAACGATTATAAAGGAACTGCCAGACCTATTAGATAAATTAGGTTTCGAACACATTAGTGAATGTAGGGGAAGGAGCTGGATGAGGCATGAACAACTCGCTTATCATCGCGCTTGA